From Periophthalmus magnuspinnatus isolate fPerMag1 chromosome 12, fPerMag1.2.pri, whole genome shotgun sequence, a single genomic window includes:
- the LOC117379684 gene encoding glutathione hydrolase 5 proenzyme-like, protein MSVSINILQQGGSAVDGAIAALLCTSVVNPQSMGMGGGSIVTVRDKSGKVKVYNFQETVPQSYIKKKLLEDCPKTFSLSSGTQWIGVPGELKGYEVLHRHYGRLPWNKLFDPTVKFAREGIPLPNYLARLLSSPLVRHRVEKAESFKPLI, encoded by the exons ATGAGCGTTTCCATTAACATACTGCAGCAGGGCGGGTCGGCAGTAGATGGCGCCATTGCagctctcctctgcacctctgtggTCAACCCTCAGAGTATGGGGATGGGAGGAGGTTCTATAGTCACCGTCAGAGACAAATCTG gAAAAGTCAAAGTGTACAACTTCCAAGAGACTGTCCCACAgtcatatataaaaaaaaaactgttggagGACTGCCCCAAAACATTCAGCTTGTCTTCAG GCACCCAGTGGATTGGCGTGCCTGGAGAGCTGAAGGGCTATGAGGTGCTCCACAGACACTATGGGAGACTTCCCTGGAACAAGCTGTTTGATCCCACAGTAAAATTTGCCCGAGAGGGGATACCCCTGCCCAACTACTTGGCACGCCTCCTCAGTTCACCCCTGGTTAGGCACAGAGTGGAGA AAGCAGAATCTTTCaaacctctgatctga